In Halopelagius inordinatus, a single genomic region encodes these proteins:
- a CDS encoding AIR synthase family protein, whose amino-acid sequence MTDFGKVDRAFFDEYIYPNLGADRDDVALGPTHGVDFGLLELGGRAVSIATDPVSLLPGLGFCRAGRFALDFVLADVAVSGLAPSHLAISFTLPPEMTDEEFAAVWGSIHEEAEDLGVSVVTGHTARYAGCEFPWVGGATALGVGDPADVVRPDGARVGDDILVTKGPAVEATGLLTTLFPDQFDLPRETLDAARARLDEVSCVRDAMTAAAAGDVHAMHDATECGVFGALNEVAAGAGVRFDLSLDEIPVRPGVRETCDHLGIDPWAATTGGTLVLAVPPAETDAVVSALESEGTPVGVAGRAAEGSGVYADGERVEHPDVDPSWAAYDDLSRRAGES is encoded by the coding sequence ATGACCGACTTCGGAAAGGTGGACCGCGCGTTCTTCGACGAGTACATCTACCCGAACCTCGGCGCTGACCGCGACGACGTGGCTCTCGGGCCGACGCACGGCGTCGATTTCGGACTGCTCGAACTCGGCGGGCGCGCAGTCTCCATCGCGACGGACCCCGTCTCTCTCCTCCCGGGTCTCGGGTTCTGTCGCGCCGGACGCTTCGCGCTCGACTTCGTCCTCGCGGACGTGGCCGTCTCCGGCCTCGCGCCCTCGCACCTGGCTATCTCCTTTACGCTCCCGCCCGAGATGACAGACGAGGAGTTCGCCGCCGTCTGGGGGTCGATACACGAGGAGGCAGAAGACCTCGGCGTCAGCGTCGTCACGGGCCACACCGCGCGCTACGCGGGATGCGAGTTCCCGTGGGTCGGCGGCGCGACGGCACTCGGCGTCGGTGACCCCGCGGACGTGGTCCGACCGGACGGCGCGCGCGTCGGCGACGATATCCTCGTCACCAAAGGCCCCGCGGTGGAGGCGACGGGACTTCTCACGACCCTCTTTCCCGACCAGTTCGACCTGCCGAGAGAGACGCTCGACGCCGCGCGGGCCCGCCTCGACGAGGTCAGTTGCGTCCGCGACGCGATGACGGCCGCCGCGGCGGGCGACGTCCACGCGATGCACGACGCGACCGAGTGCGGCGTCTTCGGCGCGTTGAACGAAGTCGCGGCGGGCGCCGGCGTCCGATTCGACCTCTCTCTCGACGAGATTCCGGTGCGTCCGGGCGTCCGAGAGACGTGCGACCACCTCGGTATCGACCCGTGGGCCGCGACGACGGGCGGAACGCTCGTCCTCGCCGTCCCGCCCGCGGAGACGGACGCCGTCGTCTCGGCGCTCGAATCCGAGGGGACGCCCGTCGGCGTCGCCGGGCGCGCCGCGGAGGGGTCCGGCGTCTACGCGGACGGCGAACGGGTCGAACACCCCGACGTGGACCCCTCGTGGGCCGCCTACGACGACCTATCGCGGAGGGCGGGAGAGTCGTGA
- a CDS encoding alpha/beta fold hydrolase, with the protein MSPTGVPADGVTPEKVGVDAESRMLDAGDVTLHAVVAGPDDGAPVVLMHGFPEFWYGWKEQIEPLANEGYRVVVPDLRGYHLSDKPDQVSAYAPDELAGDVLGLLDALELEDAHVVGHDWGGFLAWWVGLHHPERVRTLSVLNIPHPTAFRQAIYHDWEQRLKSWYVLFFQLPRVPEAVASATNYRLLTQMMRRSSNPGTFNVADFDCYRAAWRRPGAYRAMLNWYRAIARANPRPRTERCERPTLVLWGAQDDYLSRSLALESVQYCDTEHLVVLDDATHWVHHEEPVRVRSQLTKHFEMERF; encoded by the coding sequence ATGTCACCGACAGGCGTTCCCGCAGACGGCGTCACCCCCGAGAAAGTCGGCGTCGACGCGGAGTCGCGGATGCTGGACGCGGGCGACGTGACTCTCCACGCCGTCGTCGCCGGACCTGACGACGGCGCGCCCGTCGTCCTCATGCACGGTTTCCCCGAGTTCTGGTACGGATGGAAAGAGCAGATAGAACCGCTCGCAAACGAGGGCTACCGCGTCGTGGTCCCCGACTTACGGGGGTATCACCTCAGCGACAAACCCGACCAGGTATCGGCGTACGCGCCCGACGAACTCGCGGGCGACGTTCTCGGACTGCTCGACGCACTCGAACTCGAAGACGCACACGTCGTCGGCCACGACTGGGGGGGCTTTCTCGCGTGGTGGGTCGGACTCCACCACCCAGAACGCGTCCGGACGCTCTCGGTTTTGAACATCCCGCATCCGACCGCCTTCCGCCAGGCCATCTACCACGACTGGGAGCAACGACTCAAGAGTTGGTACGTCCTCTTCTTTCAACTCCCGCGAGTGCCGGAGGCCGTCGCCTCGGCGACGAACTACCGACTGCTCACCCAGATGATGCGGCGGTCCAGCAACCCGGGGACGTTCAACGTGGCAGACTTCGACTGTTACCGCGCCGCGTGGCGGCGGCCCGGCGCGTACCGCGCGATGCTGAACTGGTACCGCGCCATCGCCCGGGCGAACCCCCGTCCGCGGACCGAACGGTGCGAACGCCCGACGCTCGTTCTCTGGGGCGCACAGGACGACTATCTCTCTCGGTCGCTGGCGTTAGAGAGCGTCCAGTACTGCGATACCGAACACCTCGTCGTCCTCGACGACGCGACGCACTGGGTCCACCACGAAGAACCCGTCCGCGTTCGCAGCCAACTGACGAAGCACTTCGAGATGGAGCGGTTCTGA
- a CDS encoding YeiH family protein gives MRVGRRAKAAAPGLVVLAALAGLARLVADAVPGLNALLLAVGFGAVVANTVGVPAWADAGVRFRGPLLEAGIVLLGARIAFGDLVATGPVVLGLAVAAVVVGMALVELLARRVFDLKRKTASLLAAGASVCGVSAATAIAGTIDADGESLAHVVAAILLFDAVTLLAFPVAGDLLSLSPRQFGVWAGLSMYSTGPVTAAGFAHSPAAGQWATVTKLARNALLGVVALWYAFRYADRTAESGAASLLDGVPNFLAGFAFVALAANAGLLSAATLNAIEVTSDALFALAFAGLGLDVRLEAMREAGLAPVAVLAVSLVVVSAAALLAVTTLL, from the coding sequence CTGCGGGTCGGTCGGCGTGCGAAAGCCGCCGCCCCGGGACTCGTCGTCCTCGCGGCACTGGCCGGACTCGCCCGCCTCGTCGCCGACGCGGTGCCCGGCCTGAACGCGCTTCTCCTCGCGGTCGGGTTCGGTGCCGTCGTCGCAAACACCGTCGGCGTCCCCGCGTGGGCCGACGCGGGCGTCCGGTTCCGCGGCCCCCTCCTCGAAGCCGGAATCGTCCTTCTCGGCGCGCGCATCGCCTTCGGCGACCTGGTCGCCACCGGCCCCGTCGTCCTCGGACTCGCCGTCGCCGCCGTCGTCGTCGGGATGGCTCTCGTCGAACTTCTCGCTCGGCGAGTGTTCGACCTCAAGCGCAAGACCGCGTCGCTTCTCGCGGCCGGTGCGAGCGTCTGCGGCGTCTCCGCCGCGACGGCCATCGCGGGCACCATAGACGCCGACGGCGAATCGCTGGCGCACGTCGTCGCCGCCATCCTCCTTTTCGACGCGGTGACCCTCCTCGCGTTCCCCGTCGCGGGCGACCTGTTGTCGCTTTCGCCGCGGCAGTTCGGCGTCTGGGCCGGACTCAGCATGTACAGCACCGGTCCGGTCACCGCCGCGGGGTTCGCACACTCGCCGGCGGCCGGGCAGTGGGCGACGGTGACGAAACTCGCTCGGAACGCGCTCTTGGGCGTCGTCGCTCTCTGGTACGCGTTCCGCTACGCCGACCGAACCGCCGAGTCCGGCGCGGCGTCGCTTCTGGACGGCGTCCCCAACTTCCTCGCGGGGTTCGCGTTCGTCGCTCTCGCCGCGAACGCGGGCCTTCTGTCGGCGGCGACGCTGAACGCGATAGAGGTGACGAGCGACGCCCTCTTCGCTCTCGCGTTCGCGGGACTGGGTCTGGACGTGCGACTCGAAGCGATGCGGGAGGCGGGGTTGGCTCCCGTCGCCGTCCTCGCCGTCTCCCTCGTCGTCGTCTCCGCCGCCGCGCTACTCGCGGTGACGACGCTGCTTTGA
- a CDS encoding adenylate kinase: MGKHILLLGAPGAGKGTQSKRLAEEFDLEHVTTGDALRANKDMDIGHMDTEFDTPRAYMDAGELVPDEVVNEIVKEALSNADGYVLDGYPRNIDQAEYLTSITDLDAVLYLDVSEEELVRRLTGRRLDPETDEIYHTEFDMPDDEEVRERLVQRDDDTEETVRERLRVYEENTEPVVEHYRDEGVLVEIDGEQSPDDVFEDVADTVDSA, translated from the coding sequence ATGGGCAAGCACATTCTCCTACTGGGTGCCCCCGGTGCCGGAAAAGGGACACAGAGCAAGCGACTCGCCGAGGAGTTCGACCTCGAACACGTGACGACGGGCGACGCCCTGCGCGCGAACAAGGACATGGACATCGGTCACATGGACACCGAGTTCGACACGCCGCGGGCGTACATGGACGCGGGCGAACTCGTCCCCGACGAAGTCGTCAACGAAATCGTGAAGGAAGCGCTCTCGAACGCCGACGGCTACGTCCTCGACGGCTATCCGCGGAACATCGACCAAGCGGAGTACCTCACGTCGATCACGGACCTCGACGCGGTTCTCTACCTCGACGTGAGCGAGGAGGAACTCGTCCGGCGACTCACCGGCCGCCGCCTCGACCCCGAGACCGACGAAATCTACCACACCGAGTTCGATATGCCCGACGACGAGGAGGTCCGCGAACGCCTCGTCCAACGGGACGACGACACCGAGGAGACGGTCCGCGAACGCCTCCGCGTCTACGAGGAGAACACCGAACCCGTCGTCGAACACTACCGCGACGAGGGCGTCCTCGTCGAAATCGACGGCGAACAGAGCCCCGACGACGTCTTCGAAGACGTGGCAGACACCGTCGACTCGGCGTAA
- a CDS encoding bacterio-opsin activator domain-containing protein codes for MDATPDAESLPRVVFVGGPDWAEPAAAELESAASVRRVENVADARERLSAGRTDAVVVARSEPSVDAVSDLRAAASDLPIVFCTDSGSESLARDATAAGATEYVPADTPAFGAYVRDRTVAAAADVAERVELARELRASEELHRVTLNNMTDTVLITDDEGEFTYVCPNVHFIFGYTDAEIRELGTIDELLGEDLFEEAELAESGVLTNVECTATDKAGEEHTLLVNVREVSIQGGTTLYSCRDVTTRKQREEALTGLHRTTGELQYAETAREIAHHVVDDAAEILGCAASAVFLFDAEKNRLEPVAHTAAMDRLYGPLPSFRPTESRLVGRAFVTGEPLFFDDVHDSPLLSNPATDLRSVVVLSLGDHGVFVAGVDTVGAFDDVHREIADLLATTAEAALDRVNRQSQLRKQDRELKRRNERLVSLNRVNEIIREVDQSVIRAETREEVERAVCERLTADERYQFAWVGSVGPGSQRLVSRVERGDGRGYLEDVSLAVDADGEPACSTAATGEETSVSNVATDLRETPWRRAALERDFQSVLAVPLSYDGVSYGVLAVYADRPAAFDGMVQTVMSELGETVASAISAVERKAALLTTAVTRAEYAVSGDGFPLSQVAERAGCSLSVVSGVRRTDDDDSLFATVEGASMDDVEAAAANAPGIADYRVVASDGSSGTVWFRFVRPFIASRLANHGVVLHRAEATPEGTTLRIDVPDGVEIRSVTQLLSGTFDSVSLRSKRHREQPAGGEFTAAVLDRVTERQLEVVQTAYHAGYFEDPREHSGTDVAETLDISPAAFYRHVRTVQRELFAVIFGDAGHSGRVARRG; via the coding sequence ATGGATGCGACACCGGACGCCGAATCTCTCCCGCGGGTGGTCTTCGTCGGCGGCCCCGACTGGGCCGAACCGGCGGCAGCGGAGTTGGAGTCGGCCGCGTCGGTCCGCCGGGTCGAGAACGTCGCGGACGCGCGCGAACGACTCTCCGCCGGGCGGACAGACGCGGTCGTCGTGGCGAGGTCCGAACCGAGCGTCGACGCCGTCTCGGACCTCCGCGCGGCGGCCTCCGACCTCCCCATCGTCTTCTGTACCGACTCCGGGAGCGAATCGCTCGCCCGCGACGCCACCGCCGCGGGGGCGACGGAGTACGTCCCGGCCGACACGCCCGCGTTCGGGGCGTACGTCCGCGACCGGACGGTGGCCGCCGCCGCCGACGTGGCCGAGCGAGTCGAACTGGCGCGCGAACTCCGCGCCTCCGAGGAACTGCACCGCGTCACGCTCAACAACATGACCGACACCGTCCTCATCACCGACGACGAGGGCGAGTTCACCTACGTCTGTCCGAACGTTCACTTCATCTTCGGATACACGGACGCGGAGATACGCGAACTCGGGACCATCGACGAGCTTTTGGGCGAAGACCTGTTCGAGGAGGCCGAACTCGCCGAGTCGGGCGTCCTGACGAACGTCGAGTGCACGGCGACGGACAAAGCGGGCGAGGAACACACGCTCTTGGTCAACGTCCGCGAGGTGTCGATTCAGGGCGGGACGACGCTCTACAGTTGCCGCGACGTGACGACGAGAAAACAGAGAGAGGAGGCCCTCACGGGGCTTCACCGGACGACCGGCGAACTCCAGTACGCCGAGACGGCGCGCGAAATCGCCCACCACGTCGTCGACGACGCGGCGGAGATACTCGGCTGTGCCGCCAGCGCCGTCTTCCTGTTCGACGCCGAGAAGAACCGCCTCGAACCCGTCGCCCACACCGCGGCGATGGACCGCCTGTACGGACCGTTACCGTCGTTTCGCCCGACCGAGTCGAGACTCGTCGGCCGGGCGTTCGTCACCGGAGAACCGCTGTTTTTCGACGACGTGCACGACTCTCCGCTCCTCTCGAACCCGGCGACCGACCTCCGGAGCGTCGTCGTGCTCTCTTTGGGCGACCACGGCGTGTTCGTCGCCGGCGTCGATACCGTCGGCGCGTTCGACGACGTCCACCGCGAGATTGCCGACCTCCTGGCGACCACCGCTGAGGCGGCGCTGGACCGGGTGAACCGCCAGTCGCAACTCAGGAAACAGGACCGCGAACTGAAACGGCGAAACGAGCGTCTCGTCTCGCTGAACCGGGTCAACGAGATAATCCGCGAAGTCGATCAGTCGGTCATCCGCGCCGAGACGCGCGAGGAGGTCGAACGCGCGGTCTGTGAGCGACTGACCGCGGACGAACGGTACCAGTTCGCGTGGGTCGGGTCCGTCGGCCCCGGGTCGCAGCGTCTCGTCTCGCGGGTCGAACGCGGGGACGGACGCGGCTACCTCGAAGACGTCTCTCTCGCGGTCGATGCCGACGGAGAACCGGCGTGTTCGACCGCCGCGACGGGCGAGGAGACGTCGGTTTCGAACGTCGCGACGGACCTCCGAGAGACCCCGTGGCGGCGCGCCGCACTCGAACGCGACTTCCAGTCCGTCCTCGCCGTCCCCCTGTCGTACGACGGCGTCTCGTACGGGGTTCTGGCGGTGTACGCCGACCGTCCCGCCGCGTTCGACGGGATGGTCCAAACGGTGATGAGCGAACTCGGAGAGACGGTGGCCTCGGCGATAAGCGCCGTCGAACGGAAGGCGGCGCTCTTGACCACGGCCGTCACCCGCGCCGAGTACGCCGTCTCCGGCGACGGCTTTCCCCTCTCGCAGGTGGCCGAACGCGCCGGATGCTCGCTGTCCGTCGTCTCGGGGGTGCGGCGGACCGACGACGACGATTCGCTCTTTGCGACCGTCGAGGGCGCGTCGATGGACGACGTCGAGGCCGCCGCGGCGAACGCGCCCGGGATAGCCGACTACCGCGTCGTCGCCAGCGACGGGTCCTCCGGAACCGTCTGGTTCCGTTTCGTCCGACCGTTCATCGCGTCTCGACTGGCGAACCACGGCGTCGTCCTGCACCGCGCGGAAGCGACGCCCGAGGGGACCACCCTCCGCATCGACGTCCCCGACGGCGTCGAGATTCGGAGCGTCACGCAACTGCTCTCCGGGACGTTCGACTCCGTGTCGCTCCGTTCGAAGCGCCACCGAGAGCAACCGGCCGGCGGCGAGTTCACCGCGGCCGTCTTAGACCGAGTGACGGAACGACAACTCGAAGTGGTCCAGACGGCGTACCACGCCGGCTACTTCGAGGACCCGAGAGAACACTCGGGGACGGACGTCGCCGAAACGCTCGACATCTCGCCCGCGGCGTTCTACCGACACGTCCGGACCGTCCAACGTGAACTGTTCGCCGTCATCTTCGGAGACGCCGGACACTCGGGGAGAGTGGCACGACGCGGTTGA
- a CDS encoding rubrerythrin-like domain-containing protein has protein sequence MTSWKDGPADATALSTYECFDCGTVVEAESNPATCPDCGGELRNRSMPVE, from the coding sequence ATGACATCTTGGAAAGACGGCCCCGCGGACGCGACAGCACTGTCCACGTACGAGTGTTTCGACTGTGGGACGGTCGTCGAAGCAGAGTCGAACCCGGCGACGTGTCCCGACTGCGGAGGCGAGTTACGAAATCGCAGCATGCCGGTCGAGTGA
- the gdhB gene encoding glutamate dehydrogenase GdhB, translating to MGTTTEPTAAETEEDPSEESAVETARKQLDVAVARLDIDRNVVERLRHPRAVHEVTLPVERDDGTLEVFTGYRAQHDSVRGPYKGGLRYHPAVTRDECVGLSMWMTWKCAVMDLPFGGAKGGVVVDPKSLSDEETERLTRRFAQELRDVVGPHTDIPAPDMGTDAQTMSWFMDAYSMQERETVPGVVTGKPPVIGGSEGRDGAPGRSVAIVTREAVDYYDRDLSDVTVAVQGFGSVGANAARLLDEWGADVVSVSDVNGAIYDPDGLDVGDVPTHEERPEAVMTYDAPEKLSNDAVLELDVDVLIPAAVGNVLTADNAERVDAGIVVEGANGPTTFAADAILEERGIPVVPDILANAGGVTVSYFEWLQDINRRAWSLERVHEELESDMTAAWDAVRSDFEDGAATWREAAYAVALRRVAAAHDARGVWP from the coding sequence ATGGGGACGACTACCGAACCCACCGCGGCGGAGACGGAGGAGGACCCGAGCGAGGAGTCCGCCGTCGAGACGGCGCGAAAGCAACTCGACGTGGCGGTGGCGCGTCTCGACATCGACCGGAACGTCGTCGAACGCCTCCGTCACCCTCGGGCGGTCCACGAGGTGACACTCCCCGTCGAACGCGACGACGGGACGCTGGAGGTGTTCACCGGCTACCGGGCCCAACACGACAGCGTCCGCGGCCCGTACAAGGGCGGACTCCGCTATCATCCGGCGGTGACGCGCGACGAGTGCGTCGGCCTCTCGATGTGGATGACGTGGAAATGCGCCGTGATGGACCTCCCGTTCGGCGGCGCGAAAGGCGGCGTCGTCGTCGACCCGAAGTCGCTCTCGGACGAGGAGACGGAGCGACTCACGCGGCGGTTCGCGCAGGAACTCCGCGACGTGGTCGGGCCGCACACCGACATCCCCGCACCGGACATGGGAACGGACGCCCAGACGATGTCGTGGTTCATGGACGCCTACTCGATGCAAGAGCGCGAGACGGTTCCGGGCGTCGTGACGGGCAAACCGCCGGTCATCGGCGGCAGCGAGGGGCGAGACGGCGCGCCTGGGCGAAGCGTCGCCATCGTCACCCGCGAAGCCGTCGACTACTACGACCGGGACCTCTCGGACGTCACCGTCGCCGTACAGGGGTTCGGGAGCGTCGGCGCGAACGCCGCGCGCCTGTTGGACGAGTGGGGCGCGGACGTCGTCTCCGTCTCGGACGTCAACGGAGCCATCTACGACCCCGACGGACTCGACGTCGGCGACGTGCCCACCCACGAGGAGCGACCCGAAGCCGTGATGACGTACGACGCGCCGGAGAAACTCTCGAACGACGCCGTCCTCGAACTCGACGTAGACGTGTTGATTCCGGCCGCCGTCGGCAACGTCCTCACGGCCGACAACGCCGAACGAGTCGACGCCGGAATCGTCGTCGAGGGGGCCAACGGCCCGACGACGTTCGCCGCAGACGCGATACTCGAAGAGCGCGGGATTCCGGTCGTTCCGGACATCCTCGCGAACGCGGGCGGCGTCACCGTCTCGTACTTCGAGTGGTTACAGGACATAAACCGGCGCGCGTGGTCGCTCGAACGCGTCCACGAGGAACTCGAAAGCGACATGACCGCCGCGTGGGACGCGGTCCGCAGCGACTTCGAAGACGGCGCGGCGACGTGGCGCGAGGCCGCGTACGCCGTCGCACTCCGGCGCGTCGCCGCCGCGCACGACGCTCGGGGCGTCTGGCCCTAG